In Vicia villosa cultivar HV-30 ecotype Madison, WI linkage group LG7, Vvil1.0, whole genome shotgun sequence, the DNA window tatttcactacattgattgaagaAATCTGTGCTAAAAACTGCGATGGTtcagaagtacatttccgaaataagttacctaacaaatttcggaaatgtacttccgaaatcattcctggcagtaaaaaaaactgttttggccaattttgctaatttttgcatatgttaggtatggtgcatccggacaatatTGTCGACGATGACGTAGTAGTTCCGGAAGTTGTCAatgttaataacgatccggttatcgatGTTAAATCTATGATCGATGCGGTAGATGTAtgacaacaatttacaaatgatcgaaGCTTCGCTAgtcgtgaacaattgcttgattgggttcgtagcgaagctagtaaacttggatttggcattgttattttaaggcccgacaatggaaatagtagacgGAAAGTTTTTGTCGTTTTGAATTGCGAGAGGGGTGGGAGTTATGCACCAACAAAgcgggtgttaaaacacgaagacacgggatcgagaaagtgtgggtgtccgtttaagttgcgcgtgactcggggggttgatgatttgtggcgtttaagcgtcatttgtggaattcataatcatgccttggatgccaagttacacgggcatccaatggcgtttcgtttgtcccgcgaaaagaagaatgttatttcggatttatcgatagtcaaagtggcgcctcgcaacatacttgccgatttgaagcggaaAAAACCGGATAGCATTTCAAAtgtcaagcaagtttacaatgaaggacacaatcttaaagtcttgaaaatgggccctcggtcggaaatgcaacaacttttgaaactattaggcgataaccaatacgtgtcaagcttccgaacgtccgaggacaaagttacggtgcgtgacattttttggactcatcccgaaagtatcaaattgttcaacacatttccaaccgttcttgtgatggattcgacgtacaagaccaacaagtataggctccctcttctagagattgtcggtgtgacctcgacggacaagacatattcggtcggatttgcttttttggaatgtgaaaaagaagataactttacatgggctttgggaatatgcaagtctttgttggttgatcaaaaggttatgccaagtgtcattgttaccgaccgagacaatgctttgatgaatgcggtcgataccgtcttcccgacatcgaccgcatTACTTTGCTGGTATCACATAacgtgcaacgtgagaagtaagctcaaacccgcggttggcacgaaagataggccggatgaaaacagTAAAGTCATCAAAGCCGATGTTGTAGTGGATAGGATTATGGCcgcatggagggagattttagatgcacaCACCGAAGagttgtataccgagaaattggtacactttaggtctttgtgcgtttccattaagactttttgtcattatgtcgaatccactatccttgacaaagtaaaggaaaaagttgtttgtgcttggacggatcgagtaagacatcttggttgcaccacgactaaccgagttgaatccgcacatgcggtgtTGAAGAGATGGTTAGGTGGTAGCAAGGGAGATTTATGTCGGGGATGGGataccgtgaaccaaatgctccaaaatctacacaatgaaattcaaacatcgttcggtcggagcaagacggttatggaacaccggtttaaGGGTAAAAATCTATTctcgcaattgatttacaacatatcccgttcgggtttaaattttatgtttcatgaagcgaagcgggcggagataacgggtccggatagttctaaatgtgggtgcaccattagaaagacatacggccttccatgtgcttgtatactttctaaaaaaatgaatttgaatTCATCGATACGCATGGACGAGGTAATCGACCTTTGGAAGAAGctccgttttgatgattttgacccgccgaaagaaaatgattccaaaatcaccatctccgacgagttggaagtgataatggataagACAATGAAATGATTCCAAAATCACCAAAACAAAAAACATGTATATACTATTTCGTACATATTAAAAGACAATGAAATGTTAAAAAGCACAacatttattttcaaatgttcAAGTTTTGTGTTCAGATTCATCATCTGATTTTTCAGTTGGCCTAAGAGTATAATATTGACAAGAAATATTAGGAGGTTTCAAAAGCAAGCATTGACCAATCTTTTTCTCTAGCCAAGCAAGTCTTCTTTCAAGGCTCAAAACACCGATATGCAAAATCCGAATGTCATTATCATATGCAACTCTAGCAAATGCCCGAAGCAAAATGTAATAATCAGCATGAGCAACATAGGACAGGGCACCTTTATCCTTCTTTCGAACATAGTGAACATAATCAAGTTTTTTCGGCTTGACATTGGGTGGCATGTAACAAAATCGGTTTTCCTCCATGTCTATTTTCAACTGTTTAATAAAGGCTTCTCCATCCGGCAAACTCTTGGAGGAATTATCATAACTTGAACTTCCGGGAAAGTCATCTGCAACGCAACTGCCATTGTCATGAGAGGATTCGTTGAAacattctcttttcttttcatttttagaTGTCTCTTTGACACATCCTTCATTTATCGACCCCGAGCCATTAAAAGAAGAATTGTCTTGCTTTCCAGGTTGTGATGATTCAGTATTCTGAAAGAAAAATATACATAACATCAATGTAAATTTATTTTGCCAAGCAACTTTCATAATGTAGTTAGCCAGCAAGAAAAGGAACACCCATAAACTAGACATAATATATATAGGAGATAGACctaagtaaaaaaatttaaaatgctgAACATAATTATCAAAGATGATGGAAAGAAAATTTTCAACCTACACGGTTTGaatctaactcaaccctacaaccCAACTGCTTCATTGATACACCCCAAGAAAGACTAGAAAGAATTGCAAGTAATTCCAAGATATTTATAACTATAAATGTCTATGCATGCCTATGGATTAATTCATTCAAATCTTAAATTACCTCTTCATTCCGATAATGTTCCCATAGTTTTTCGatcatatttttttcttcacatGATGGTTCTACTCCAGCAAACACAACATCCTTACAGTATTTGAGGTATGCAGGTAAGTCCTTAGAATACTCTATAAAAAAAACAAGGATGTTATGTTATATAGTTAGTTGAATATTGTCACTTGTCGAAAATAGGAAGAAAGAGAATATAAGTTCACATAATATAGGTTCAACAAGATAATACTGCAAGTAAACAAACTTTACCACTGCTGTCCGCAATCTCTTTATATGTTGCGTGAAGGTGTTGGAGAAGCCCTACATAATCCAAATCGTGTTTTCGATGTTCTGCTTGATTTTTGGCTGAATCTTTGGCACTACCATTATGAGATAAACTTTTCTCCCAGTCTCCATAACCATTAATGTTATACAAAATCCTTATTGCTACTACCAGAACCGAGACAACACAAACATGAGTAGGTAGTCTAAAATAATCCTTGGATAACGATAGCCACAAATCTGGAGGCATCGACCATTCATAAATGCGACATGCATatggaagaatcttttcaacAGGAAGAGATAAGTTTTCAAGATAACGATAAGCTAATGCATAAAAGTTAACAGGGGGTAACTCTAAGCCTATAAACTGGGCAATTGACGAGGCATGTGACTCTAGTTTATAAACAGAAAGAGCTCGCTTTGGCCTGAACATATAACTTGAACTGATAGGACATGCAATTGATGGATGTTTCATACGCTTTTCAATTTCAACAAAAGCAGATAAATATGGAAGCCTCCCTTCACGTGCCCACTTAATTATGTCTGATGGCATGATGGCTTCCCTGGCAATATGACATGCCAAATATGAAACAACAATGGTGCTAACTAGTGGAATCCTATTCTTTAAAGACCTAAACCATATAAGCACAACTCGCTGACCATACATATTGTGAGGTTCTGATCTGTATTTACCACGTGTGTTATAATCTTCTGGTTCTCCTGAGAACAAGAAAGCGAGAAATTTACAAATTACAATCTGCACTTGAAAATAAGTTAGACATCTTCTAGGTGCGTTAAAAAAAACTACATTAGACATTTGACTAACAAGAAAAATCAGGGCAAATTTCAAGTTCATCCTCTCATCATATTGTTCTTACCGTAAATAAGGGCACAAATCCAAGTTTACTTAATAAACTCCAGCGTAAGTTGCCCCTAATAAGATCCAAGAACAATGCAATAGAAATAAtgcaataaaataaaaacctcacATGTACAATACAATAAAAACCTCTAATGAACAAGACCATATCGCTACATATATTGCAagcaaataaacaaaataaacaattggAAAATCATGTTCCATCAATCCAAAACAAGAATATTATTAAAAACACATTGAGAAATTGGTTTATTCACACAAAAACAAGGGATACACGTATTGTAGTGTAAATCCCAAAATATACTCTGCAATACTAAACTTCATACTATTACCTTCTTTCTCCGTCTCAGAGTCATCAAGTACTTTATTAGCCCAGTCTTCATCGAAAACACCAGTCTTGGCGATAAATCTCAACCAAATAGGTCCAACCAAGCCACATATCAAAGGTGTAACCTTAAACTCCTTCACCAGAGCTTCACATTAAAGTTCCACCATAATCTGTAACCCGAACACATACCGATACCTTATCTCATTGTGGTAATCTTCAGAGCTTGGAACATTCGAGCCTCCAAAATTGGTAGAAGTTGAGGGACTAAATGAAGACTGAGGTAGATCAACATTCTCTTATTTTACTTTAACCGGGGGATTAGTTAACCGAAGGCTGGAAAGTAAGGTGGATTGGGATAATGGGTCATAATGTGAGATTGGTAGAACATCAATTGCTTCGGAACGAGCAGGTGCCCGACGTTGGTGACTGGCCTGGTAGATACCACCAATGGCTTCTTCCTCTTTGTAACCATTGTCAAAAGCATCGTGATTTTGTTCTCCGCAGCTAATGCAAAAGAAGAAGTCATCCGATTCAAAAGGTTCTCCCACAAAGTTACAGGATCCACAGGTCACTACACGGAGATCATCCATGTTCTGAGCCTGTATACGTTGGGGTTAGAGTCAGGCATGGTGCAATAATATAACATTTATAAGAAAATTAGAGATGCAATTAGCATGAATAACCTAAGCAAACCCGATTAGAGATGATGAACAAGTTTTTACCCTTAATGATGAAACCTAACAGAAAAAGGGAATAGAGGTTGCagtaggggtgtgcatggattataaaccaaaccaaattgaaccatatatatgAATCATTACCTTGTAGCAACTTTAAGTTCACAAATCACAATTTCAGGTTTGAGAACAATGCCTTTCACTTTCACCTAACTCTCAATATTCTCCACCATATTCTCTTACTCTATAAAGGTTTTCTCTCGCATATCATCTATACATCAAAGTACTCATTCCAACAAACCATCTGCAAGGAGtgagaaaaaggaaaaagaacttACAGAATATCGGAGATGCAACGGCGGTGACAAATCTGAATTCCGTTTCGCAGCTACTGTGTGTGACGGCCGGTGAAGATGGTGATGGTGATTGAGTTTGAAGGattttgggaattagggtttggGAAAGATAGAATCAACTTTGTAATTGTTATgtaattaattaaatgtaattta includes these proteins:
- the LOC131619295 gene encoding TATA box-binding protein-associated factor RNA polymerase I subunit B-like — encoded protein: MIEKLWEHYRNEENTESSQPGKQDNSSFNGSGSINEGCVKETSKNEKKRECFNESSHDNGSCVADDFPGSSSYDNSSKSLPDGEAFIKQLKIDMEENRFCYMPPNVKPKKLDYVHYVRKKDKGALSYVAHADYYILLRAFARVAYDNDIRILHIGVLSLERRLAWLEKKIGQCLLLKPPNISCQYYTLRPTEKSDDESEHKT
- the LOC131619296 gene encoding TATA box-binding protein-associated factor RNA polymerase I subunit B-like, with the translated sequence MDDLRVVTCGSCNFVGEPFESDDFFFCISCGEQNHDAFDNGYKEEEAIGGIYQASHQRRAPARSEAIDVLPISHYDPLSQSTLLSSLRLTNPPVKEFKVTPLICGLVGPIWLRFIAKTGVFDEDWANKVLDDSETEKEVFFNAPRRCLTYFQVQIVICKFLAFLFSGEPEDYNTRGKYRSEPHNMYGQRVVLIWFRSLKNRIPLVSTIVVSYLACHIAREAIMPSDIIKWAREGRLPYLSAFVEIEKRMKHPSIACPISSSYMFRPKRALSVYKLESHASSIAQFIGLELPPVNFYALAYRYLENLSLPVEKILPYACRIYEWSMPPDLWLSLSKDYFRLPTHVCVVSVLVVAIRILYNINGYGDWEKSLSHNGSAKDSAKNQAEHRKHDLDYVGLLQHLHATYKEIADSSGKVCLLAVLSC